CCGAGATTCCGCTTCAGGGTCGGGGACTGGGTGCCGGTCGTTACTTCACCTATCTTCACTCCATCCGCGTATACGGGATAGTGGGAGCGGGGAATGCCGCGGTCGATCATCTCCAGGCCCACAAGACGCCGGGGCAGGCCGGCATCCTTCTGCTTCAGCAGGGCATCGCGGCCGATGAAGTCCCCTGCGTCCAGCTTCACGAAGAACTGGACACCGGCTTCAAGCGGCGTAATCTCCGCAGACAGCTCCTGGCCGTACAGCGGCAGCTTGGCCTCGAAGCGGAGTGTATCACGTGCGCCGAGTCCGGCAGGCGTAAGGCCGTGCGGAGCGCCAGCGGCCAGCAGGCCGTTCCAGAGTGTTGCTGCTGTATCGGCGGGAGCATACAGCTCGAAGCCGTCTTCGCCGGTATATCCGGTACGGGAGAGCAGGACAGTGACGCCGCAGACTTCAGCCTGTTCGATGAAGTGGAACGGCTTAAGCTCTGTTAGAGACACCTGCGTAACTTTGGCCAGAATCGTCTCGGCCAGCGGTCCCTGCAAGGCAAGCAGCAGGGTCTCATCCGAGACATTGTTCAGAGTGACCCCGCTGAACTCAGCGGTGAGATGCTCCTGCAGCCACTGGAAGTCTTTGTCGATATTGGAAGCGTTGACGACAAGCATATAGCGCTCTTCGCCCAGCCGGTATACGAGCAGATCGTCCACCACTCCGCCGCTTGGATAGAGCATCAGAGTGTACTGGGCCGCGCCGTCTTCCAGGCGTGTGACATCATTGGTGGTCATTCTCTGGAGGAAGGCTTCAGCGCCGCTCCCGGTAACCATGAATTCT
The sequence above is a segment of the Paenibacillus sp. FSL R7-0204 genome. Coding sequences within it:
- the gcvT gene encoding glycine cleavage system aminomethyltransferase GcvT; its protein translation is MESLRRTPFYDLYAAYAESRCIDFGGWELPVQFTGIVKEHEAVRERAGLFDVSHMGEFMVTGSGAEAFLQRMTTNDVTRLEDGAAQYTLMLYPSGGVVDDLLVYRLGEERYMLVVNASNIDKDFQWLQEHLTAEFSGVTLNNVSDETLLLALQGPLAETILAKVTQVSLTELKPFHFIEQAEVCGVTVLLSRTGYTGEDGFELYAPADTAATLWNGLLAAGAPHGLTPAGLGARDTLRFEAKLPLYGQELSAEITPLEAGVQFFVKLDAGDFIGRDALLKQKDAGLPRRLVGLEMIDRGIPRSHYPVYADGVKIGEVTTGTQSPTLKRNLGLALLDTAYTEIGTEVYVEIRGKQLKAAVIKAPFYKRSQGVKPQ